The genomic segment ATAGCAGGCTTTATAACTGATAATCAAGACATGGTTTTCAACTATTTGCACAGTACATAAAAAGTAATGTTCCACATTTACCACACTATTTGGGAACAAGTCCAATACTCTATTAAAGTGTTCTCAATAAACTCAAAAGGGCAAACAAGAAAGCCTAGATAATTGGTATAGTTGCAGAGTTGCATTGTTTGAACATGAAACAGTGTCACTGACTGACCCTACTCAAAGAACAGGAAAGGTTTTTCTGGGTCTATTCATAATGAAGCATGCATTTATGATGGACAGCAGTCCCCACATTAAGCTCTGAAATGATGAAAGGCCCGTTTTTATCAAGCTTGTTCGGGCTGCCACGATGGTTTTTAGAGCAGCTGTAGCCTATGTGAAACTGATAAGCCAATAGCATAATACATATGTGGGTTTGTGAGGAATATCTGTGCTGCTTAGTCATTGTTAATTTGCATATATAGCTTACACGCTCAAGCGCACAGCGTGCCTCGGTGTGACGGTGTGACGGCTCGCTGGCAGGCTGCAGCTCGGATGAAGGCAGCTCAGTCCCGCACGGCTGACCGTCGCACAAATCGGCCTGCTAGTTAATTTGGAATATTTCCACCGAGCGAACTGCCAAATGCATTTGCACCGGCAGAAAAAGGCTGCGCTGTAGTAGCTCACATTAGAAAACCAGTACATTCGCCGTTCTCTATGGCTTCTGGCTCCGGAGATGAAGAGGGAAACACGGAAGGCGTTTCCTGGAGACTCATAGGCCCGGCAGCGGGGCTCTCCAAGAAGCGCTGCCGTCTAATGTACTCCTCCCTCGGCTACGACTCTGATGTCTGCCTCTTCTACGTGAAGGGGGAGTTTTTTGCCATGGATGCTCGCTGTTCACATGCCGGTAAAGCCTCAGTACCAATCGCTTATATTAACCATTTAGCTCTCTCTAAAGGCATACTAATGCACAATGCATCCcgttttaataaatgtataataatacgTATTTTCACCGTAATATGGAccttgtaggctactgtactgtatacttCTGTGGGTTAGACTTTAACAATGCTACCTCCAACAAAGTATGATGATTTATGATTTAGCCCATTTATCCCTCAGCTGGTAGCCTACTTAAATGTCTATGACAGCCCCCTGCTGCCATAGACCTTTCACCTCATATCAGTTCCACACCGTGTTATGCAAGCCTCACAATCACATTTTCCTACAAGGAAGACAGCAACAGTCATTTGTTTTGAGAGGAATAAACTGTGATTAACAATTTCCTGTGTCTCCCAGGCGGTCCTCTGTGCGAGGGGGACATCGAGGAGGCAGATGGAGTCCTGCAGGTCTTCTGTCCCTGG from the Sander vitreus isolate 19-12246 chromosome 9, sanVit1, whole genome shotgun sequence genome contains:
- the LOC144523613 gene encoding 3-phenylpropionate/cinnamic acid dioxygenase ferredoxin subunit, yielding MASGSGDEEGNTEGVSWRLIGPAAGLSKKRCRLMYSSLGYDSDVCLFYVKGEFFAMDARCSHAGGPLCEGDIEEADGVLQVFCPWHDYDFDLRTGKSGTSLQQQVYEVKLEDGNVYVKHASRLSLEPFPADQKNSLGATASSSSPS